The Euphorbia lathyris chromosome 3, ddEupLath1.1, whole genome shotgun sequence genome contains a region encoding:
- the LOC136223245 gene encoding F-box protein SKIP16, producing MGLESVGDLALNEILSKLGPQQTAKVSCVSKRLKASASEEPLWSKFCFQDLHLSAPLDPQGSPLPSFRIAYGLWREAFVMYPWPLVVRVKKCWDRIRNWLATNFPEAGATLQKGASEAQIRQLEHVLKVKLPLPTRVLYRFCDGQAFKEYDSSTSARGNLLGLIGGYSFYHHMVNVFLLPLHQVILETQQILHHLDSCSSYNRSGYIVVAASSAFNEKLFFLNCANGQLYVGTRNLPIDGEMMQCVPNALLSSVHDSSSNQQQDALLLWLEEHGRRLQDGIIKLREEENVRAISQFPEVPPLCSTAITNGVKIRASAVFVPEAADLQDSSEKYWFTYSIRMSLLPDGCFINGLYFNSCQLQKRHWIIRVNDNVISDVGGEGVIGKYPLLCPGEKEFVYESCTPLPSSPGSVEGSFTFVPDRLAHPKGAPFEVEVARFPLHPPDYIF from the exons ATGGGTTTGGAATCAGTCGGTGATCTTGCTCTCAACGAAATCCTATCAAAATTGGGTCCTCAGCAGACGGCCAAAGTGTCTTGCGTCAGCAAACGCCTCAAAGCTTCCGCTTCTGAGGAACCTCTCTGGTCCAAATTTTGTTTTCAAGATCTTCATCTTTCTGCTCCTCTTGATCCTCAAGGAAGCCCGCTTCCTTCTTTTAGG ATTGCTTATGGGTTATGGCGGGAAGCTTTTGTCATGTATCCTTGGCCCCTTGTAGTACGAGTTAAGAAGTGCTGGGATAGAATTAGGAACTGGTTGGCCACAAATTTTCCTGAAGCTGGGGCGACATTACAAAAGGGTGCATCAGAAGCTCAAATTCGTCAGTTGGAGCATGTCTTGAAAGTGAAATTGCCTCTTCCAACGAGAGTTCTTTATCGTTTTTGCGATGGTCAAGCTTTCAAAGAATATGATTCATCAACAAGTGCTCGTGGAAATTTATTGGGCCTTATTGGTGGATATTCTTTCTATCATCACATGGTTAATGTGTTCTTACTGCCATTACATCAAGTAATCTTGGAAACACAACAGATCTTACACCATCTTGATAGTTGTAGCAGTTATAACAGGAGTGGGTACATTGTTGTGGCTGCATCATCTGCATTTAATGAGAAGTTGTTTTTCCTTAATTGTGCAAATGGACAACTCTATGTTGGAACAAGAAATCTTCCAATAGATGGAGAAATGATGCAGTGTGTCCCAAATGCATTACTGAGCTCAGTGCATGATTCCAGCAGCAACCAGCAGCAAGATGCATTGTTGTTGTGGTTAGAAGAACATGGTCGTCGATTACAAGATGGAATTATCAAACTACGGGAAGAAGAGAATGTGAGAGCTATCAGTCAATTTCCAGAGGTGCCTCCTCTATGTTCCACTGCAATTACCAACGGTGTGAAG ATCCGTGCTTCTGCAGTTTTTGTGCCAGAGGCAGCTGACCTGCAAGACAGTTCTGAGAAATACTGGTTTACATATTCAATTCGCATGTCCCTCCTTCCAGATGGATGCTTTATAAATGGGCTGTACTTCAACTCTTGCCAACTGCAAAAGAGACATTGGATCATCCGCGTTAATGACAATGTTATATCTGATGTGGGTGGAGAGGGTGTCATAGGCAAG TATCCACTCCTGTGCCCGGGTGAGAAAGAATTTGTATATGAGAGCTGCACGCCTCTCCCATCATCTCCGGGCTCTGTTGAAGGTTCTTTCACATTTGTCCCTGACAG